The Oncorhynchus tshawytscha isolate Ot180627B linkage group LG05, Otsh_v2.0, whole genome shotgun sequence genome includes a window with the following:
- the LOC112251318 gene encoding desmoplakin isoform X3, with the protein MSLHTSQRNRKSGSRPDLSGGTQHYDRSEVHGGNVYGQEYMDGAGYNTYSYSKTSMGGGGGVQGQSTASALQQKAYILQGQCQEYLRKAEHCLQAGGDSGRATAEAERFMAMAKETIEQLNACARDLSHMGQSNDNVFRSIDLFRDQLKGVHMAVYGTMQRRSRGSRGSGAWEEAGRSFNEAIAWIGQQKRLIETSPWGDDSAAIEQQLISHNKFHSSIQRSAEVDRAKDELFKKGDKANQHALDQDWDTLQKMSHGRSNQLRELQQIIEEISREIMWVNEREEEELVFDWGEKNIDLYIPKKQESYSKLMSTLEEKEKDLNKLKLKVDSLLKNHHPASDKIEAYMDTLQTQWSWLLQITKCIHVHLKENAAYSQFFKEANETYSKLQKEHENIRRKFTSDRNTPLENLLELLNGLEKEKEWILENKRQVQHLVNMSKSIVRLRPRNPEEEKSSSPVMVQALCDFKQDQKVILKGNEGILKDNSQRSKWQVTGPGGLDMLVPSVCLLVPPPNSLGINLANKNEQYYEAILSVWNQLYINIKSLISWQYCVQDITRINSLTITMLSRMRPEEYRSILKGLETHYSDFIHCCHGSEMFKDDDKRNIESQYTGAQAHYDQLVVQLPAYTAQQTANEGRIKAEEEARILVVNQEAKKIEETKIVEVKQQDVKKGVVKKVKKKVVVTSHSLTELHTLRQRLEEAEAGLTQHIHICLGEDGAHDCGLRISQLESVQRDVNSIREEYQRLNEHVLQELEGMTDSDKATFLRSQLSLINERLGSLDGCSTAYLQRLRALRALLESESRAEDIIKVHEARLTEKETTSLDPAEVEDYRSTLKSMRAELEGKRDVLVSMETELGKAVHWNGQVGGAFHRCDVDLSRYSEQVTQLSDRWRRLQSQIDFRLRDLEGYQGQLQQYTTTSSVLSEWIGTTRQKQDALQATKIDSITALDEHLNQQKALNSEIKVKRESVESVLRDTDACVNSIKDYELELASYSAGLETLLNIPMKRTMTQSPSTQLTEEATLLQTRYIELLTLSGDYYKYLGELHKNMEELKTSSLIQSTKTQYSEMVVERDALLLKLKQTDQDRAMSQKLEEELNRIKLSLESELRLKLRLQEENEKVKNDFLYWKGQYESKEGAVRQFDSVKEKLERERSSLETEIERLMRELREGEDRYKSRLLITQTQLSELTSVRDTLEADLRKLREQHNACAKHTQTDKNGKKDLDPATLIFDSVRKTVTAKQLLDCGVIDKSTYGQLLKGQKTVREVSVDIKLNLKGTGIIAGVAGNCQDKMTLTEAKRANILSEESATMLLEAQAATGHIVDPRANEKMSVEEAIKRGVVDEEARERLLAAEAACLGYRDPNTTKPLSAGQAMRKGLIDRDTALRMLQAQESVGGIIDPVLSVFLPKDAAMDRDLIDEDLYRALNQRPECYLDPDTQMGTSYVSLKRRCKSEPTTGLLLLPAPEKPMTVKGLRGEVSIKDLMDANLLEKSDMDQLKDGKLTSQDIEDRLRSYLRGSTCIAGVYDEANHKTLSIYQAMKEGLLRPGTTLELLEAQAASGFMIDPINNLCLTVADAYKSGLAGPEFKDKLLSAERAVTGYKDPGTDKIISLFQAIEKGLMEKGHGIRLLEAQIASGGIIDPRHSHRIEVETAYKKGYFGKEMNQILTDEADVSKGFFDPNNQDNLTYLQLKKRCIIDQKTGLVLLPIKDKKEPPQTTTQKNTLRKRRVVIVDPDTNKEMSVKEAYDKGLIDYETFLELSQQECEWEEITITAQDGSSRLVIIDRKTEIQYDIRELLEKKVIDQSVYDQYQSQKITLAQFAKIITSKTNSTRSSSSTSSSKARASATSASSLSSSTTTSQRITSNKAEKTSSIIGGSTTGSSTINGSSIGRSSGGSLGSSTTSRTTTISSSTQPDGPPSHSSLKNIASISVSLAGPAEAVVLDGERSPVGAIFDMEALEKISISEAHKRGLVDSISAQRLLEAQACTGGIVNPSDGRRLSIQEASRQGIIENDMATRLKPAQKAYIGFEDVKCKRKMSAAEAMREKWLPYEAGHRFLEFQFVTGGLYDPELGCRRTIEEALKVGWLDGRAAQKLQDMRHHAKNLTCPKTKLKISYKEALDNCLLEENTGVKMLQAASTSSRGISSPYNFSSAPGSTSGSRTGSRTGSRRGSVDLGSPSSSSRYNVISSSTYSRTSFSSSSIS; encoded by the exons GAAGGCCTACATCCTGCAGGGCCAATGTCAGGAGTACCTGAGGAAGGCAGAACACTGCCTACAGGCT GGCGGCGACTCTGGGCGTGCCACAGCTGAGGCAGAACGCTTCATGGCCATGGCCAAAGAGACCATAGAGCAGCTGAATGCGTGTGCTCGGGACCTGAGCCACATGGGCCAATCCAACGACAACGTGTTCCGAAG TATTGATCTGTTTAGGGACCAGTTAAAGGGAGTCCACATGGCCGTATATGGGACCATGCAGAGGCGGAGCCGGGGGAGCAGGGGGAGCGGTGCATGGGAGGAAGCTGGGAGGAGCTTCAACGAGGCCATTGCCTGGATTGGACAGCAGAAG CGTCTCATAGAAACCTCACCCTGGGGGGACGACTCTGCAGCCATCGAGCAGCAGCTGATCAGCCACAACAAGTTTCACAGCTCCATACAGAGAAGTGCAGAGGTGGACAGAGCCAAGGATGAACTG TTCAAGAAAGGAGACAAGGCCAACCAGCACGCTCTGGATCAGGACTGGGACACGCTGCAG AAAATGTCTCATGGCCGTAGCAACCAGCTGAGAGAGCTGCAGCAAATCATTGAGGAGATCAGCAGAGAAATCATGtgggtgaatgagagagaggaggaggagctggtgTTCGACTGGGGGGAGAAAAACATTGACCTCTACATTCCCAAGAAGCAGGAGAGCTACTCG AAACTGATGAGTaccctggaggagaaggagaaagacctGAATAAACTGAAGTTGAAAGTGGACAGCCTTCTGAAGAACCATCACCCTGCCTCTGACAAGATCGAG GCCTACATGGACACTCTGCAGACCCAGTGGAGCTGGCTCCTCCAGATCACCAAGTGTATTCATGTCCACCTGAAGGAGAATGCTGCATACAGCCAGTTCTTCAAGGAGGCCAATGAGACGTACAGCAAGCTGCAGAAAGAGCATGAGAACATCCGTAGGAAGTTCACCAGCGATAGGAACACACCTCTGGAAAACCTGCTGGAACTACTCAACGGCCTGGAG AAGGAGAAAGAGTGGATCTTGGAGAATAAGAGGCAGGTGCAGCACCTGGTCAACATGTCCAAAAGCATTGTGAGGCTGAGACCACGTAACCCTGAGGAAGAGAAGAGCAGTAGTCCTGTTATGGTACAGGCCCTGTGTGACTTCAAACAGGACCAG AAGGTGATTCTGAAGGGCAACGAGGGCATCCTAAAAGACAACTCCCAGCGTAGTAAGTGGCAGGTAACGGGACCAGGAGGACTGGACATGCTGGtgccttctgtctgtctgctggtgcCACCACCCAATTCCCTGGGCATCAACCTGGCCAACAA GAATGAACAGTACTACGAGGCCATCCTGTCTGTGTGGAACCAGCTCTACATCAACATCAAAAGTCTCATCTCCTGGCAGTACTGTGTCCAGGACATCACACGCATCAACTCTCTCACCATCACCATG cTGTCCCGTATGCGTCCTGAGGAATACCGCAGCATCCTGAAGGGTCTGGAGACCCACTACTCAGACTTCATACACTGTTGCCATGGCTCTGAGATGTTCAAGGACGACGACAAGAGGAACATCGAGAGCCAGTACACTGGAGCCCAGGCTCACTACGACCAACTGGTGGTCCAGCTACCTGCTTACA CTGCACAACAGACTGCCAACGAAGGGAGGATCAAGGCAGAGGAGGAGGCCAGGATACTGGTGGTCAATCAAGAGGCAAAGAAGATAGAGGAGACCAAGATAGTGGAGGTTAAGCAACAGGATGTGAAAAAGGGGGTGGTTAAGAAGGTGAAGAAGAAAGTGGTGGTGACGTCACACAGCCTGACGGAGCTGCACACGCTCAGACAGCGCCTGGAGGAGGCGGAGGCGGGGCTTACCCAGCACATCCATATCTGTCTGGGAGAGGACGGAGCGCACGACTGTGGCCTGAGGATTAGCCAACTAGAG TCTGTACAGAGGGATGTGAACTCTATCCGTGAGGAGTACCAGCGTCTGAATGAGCATGTTCTGCAGGAACTAGAGGGTATGACTGACTCTGACAAGGCCACGTTCTTACGCAGCCAACTCAGCCTCATCAACGAGAGACTGGGCAGTCTGGACGGGTGCTCCACCGCCTACCTACAGAG GTTGCGGGCTCTAAGGGCCCTCCTAGAGAGTGAGTCCAGAGCTGAGGACATCATTAAGGTCCATGAGGCCAGACTGACAGAGAAGGAGACCACATCCCTGGATCCTGCAGAGGTGGAGGACTACAGATCCACTCTGAAG AGTATGAGGGCCGAgctggaggggaagagggacgtCCTGGTCTCCATGGAGACAGAGCTCGGGAAGGCAGTCCACTGGAACGGCCAGGTGGGCGGAGCCTTCCACAGGTGTGACGTGGACCTGTCCAGATACAGTGAACAAGTCACCCAGTTGTCTGACCGCTGGAGACGCCTCCAGAGCCAGATAGACTTCAG ACTGAGGGACCTAGAGGGGTACCAGGGGCAACTCCAGCAGTACACCACCACTAGCTCAGTCCTCAGTGAGTGGATCGGTACTACGCGTCAGAAACAGGACGCCCTGCAGGCCACCAAGATAGACAGCATCACAGCCCTGGATGAACACCTCAACCAGCAGAAG GCTCTGAACTCTGAGAtcaaggtgaagagagagagtgttgagaGTGTTCTGAGAGACACTGACGCCTGTGTGAACTCCATCAAG GATTATGAGCTGGAGTTGGCTTCATACAGTGCTGGTCTAGAGACTCTACTGAACATCCCTATGAAGAGGACCATGACACAGTCTCCTTCTACTCAGCTCACAGAGGAG GCTACTCTACTGCAGACCCGCTACATCGAGCTGCTCACTCTGTCTGGTGactactacaaatacctgggAGAACTACACAAGAACATGGAAGAGCTCAAG acctcctctctgaTCCAGTCCACCAAGACCCAGTACAGTGAGatggtggtggagagagatgcTCTTCTGCTAAAGCTGAAACAGACTGACCAGGACAGGGCCATGTCCCAGAAGCTGGAGGAAGAACTAAACCGCATCAAACTCTCTCTGGAGTCCGAGTTACGCCTCAAACTGCGTCTGCAGGAGGAGAACGAGAAG GTCAAGAATGACTTCCTGTACTGGAAGGGCCAGTACGAGTCCAAGGAGGGTGCGGTGAGGCAGTTCGACTCCGTGAAGGAGAAACTGGAGCGGGAGAGGAGTTCTCTTGAGACTGAGATTGAGCGGCTGATGAGAGagctgagggagggggaggacaggtaTAAGAGCAGGCTGCTGATCACGCAGACCCAGCTCTCTGAATTGACCTCTGTCAGAGACACCCTGGAGGCAGATTTGAGGAAACTCCGGGAGCAGCATAACGCCTGCGCCAAACACACCCAGACGGACAAGAACGGGAAGAAAGACCTGGACCCCGCCACACTGATTTTCGACAGTGTCCGTAAGACAGTGACAGCCAAGCAGCTGCTAGACTGCGGGGTCATCGACAAGTCAACCTATGGCCAGTTGTTGAAGGGTCAGAAGACTGTCCGTGAGGTATCTGTGGACATCAAACTGAATCTGAAAGGGACCGGCATCATCGCTGGTGTTGCTGGAAACTGTCAGGATAAAATGACTCTCACAGAGGCCAAGAGAGCCAACATCCTCTCTGAAGAAAGCGCCACCATGCTGCTGGAGGCACAAGCTGCCACAGGCCACATAGTGGATCCCAGAGCCAACGAGAAGATGTCGGTGGAGGAGGCAATTAAGAGAGGAGTGGTGGATGAGGAGGCTAGAGAGAGGTTGCTGGCTGCAGAGGCTGCCTGTCTGGGGTACCGCGACCCCAATACTACCAAGCCCCTGTCAGCAGGCCAGGCTATGAGGAAGGGCCTGATCGATAGAGACACAGCTCTACGGATGCTGCAAGCCCAGGAGTCTGTTGGGGGCATCATAGACCCTGTCCTCAGTGTCTTCCTCCCTAAAGATGCAGCCATGGACCGGGACCTGATTGACGAGGACCTGTACAGGGCCTTAAACCAACGACCTGAGTGTTACCTGGACCCAGACACCCAGATGGGAACCAGCTACGTCTCCCTAAAGAGGAGATGCAAGTCCGAACCTACCACTGGTCTCCTGCTCCTCCCTGCCCCAGAGAAGCCCATGACGGTGAAGGGTCTCAGGGGAGAGGTGTCTATCAAGGATCTGATGGATGCTAACCTCTTGGAGAAATCGGACATGGACCAACTGAAGGATGGAAAACTGACCAGCCAGGACATCGAGGACCGGTTGAGGTCGTACCTCCGAGGCTCCACCTGCATTGCAGGGGTCTATGACGAGGCCAACCACAAGACCCTATCCATTTACCAGGCCATGAAGGAAGGGTTACTGAGGCCTGGCACAACCCTGGAGCTCCTCGAAGCCCAGGCTGCCTCGGGATTCATGATCGATCCCATCAACAACCTCTGTCTGACCGTGGCCGATGCCTACAAGAGCGGCCTGGCTGGGCCGGAGTTCAAAGACAAACTCTTGTCTGCAGAGAGGGCCGTCACCGGGTACAAAGACCCAGGCACGGACAAGATCATCTCCTTGTTCCAAGCCATAGAGAAGGGGCTGATGGAGAAGGGACATGGGATCCGTCTACTAGAGGCTCAGATTGCCAGCGGTGGCATCATCGACCCCAGGCACAGCCACCGCATCGAGGTGGAGACTGCCTATAAAAAGGGCTACTTCGGCAAGGAGATGAACCAGATCCTGACAGACGAAGCAGACGTCTCCAAGGGCTTTTTCGATCCCAACAACCAGGACAACCTGACTTATCTCCAGCTAAAGAAACGCTGCATCATAGACCAGAAAACTGGCCTGGTTCTCCTGCCCATCAAGGACAAGAAGGAGCCTCCACAGACAACGACGCAGAAGAATactctgaggaagaggagggtggtgATCGTAGACCCAGACACCAATAAGGAGATGAGTGTGAAGGAAGCATACGACAAAGGGCTCATCGACTACGAGACCTTCCTGGAGCTGTCGCAGCAGGAGTGTGAGTGGGAGGAGATTACGATCACAGCCCAGGATGGATCCTCGCGATTGGTCATCATCGACAGGAAGACTGAGATCCAGTATGACATCAGAGAGCTGCTAGAGAAGAAGGTGATTGACCAATCAGTGTACGACCAGTACCAATCACAGAAAATCACTCTCGCACAGTTTGCTAAAATCATCACCAGCAAGACCAACTCCACCAGATCCTCCTCCTCAACATCCTCATCCAAAGCCAGAGCATCAGCAACATCCGCATCCTCCCTGTCTTCATCAACCACCACCTCTCAGCGGATCACTTCCAACAAGGCTGAGAAGACGAGCTCCATCATTGGTGGCTCCACCACTGGCAGCTCCACCATAAATGGCTCCAGCATTGGCAGATCCTCTGGTGGCTCCCTTGGCAGTTCCACCACCTCCAGAACCACCACCATCAGCTCCTCTACCCAGCCTGATGGCCCTCCCTCCCACAGCTCCCTGAAGAACATCGCTAGCATCTCAGTCTCCCTGGCTGGCCCTGCTGAAGCTGTGGTCTTGGATGGGGAGAGAAGCCCTGTGGGCGCCATCTTTGACATGGAGGCCCTAGAGAAGATCTCCATCTCTGAGGCCCACAAACGTGGCCTGGTGGACAGCATCTCTGCCCAGAGACTACTGGAGGCCCAGGCTTGCACAGGAGGCATTGTAAACCCTTCCGATGGCAGGCGCCTGTCCATCCAGGAGGCCTCCCGCCAGGGGATCATCGAGAATGACATGGCTACCAGGCTAAAGCCTGCCCAGAAGGCCTACATTGGATTTGAAGACGTCAAGTGTAAACGCAAGATGTCTGCCGCCGAGGCCATGAGGGAGAAGTGGCTTCCATACGAGGCGGGCCACCGCTTCCTGGAGTTCCAGTTTGTCACTGGAGGCCTGTACGACCCGGAGCTGGGCTGCAGGAGAACCATCGAGGAAGCTCTCAAAGTGGGCTGGCTGGATGGGAGGGCAGCCCAGAAGCTCCAGGACATGAGGCACCACGCCAAGAACCTAACCTGTCCCAAGACAAAGCTGAAGATCTCTTATAAAGAAGCATTGGATAACTGCTTGTTGGAGGAGAATACGGGAGTCAAGATGCTCCAAGctgcctccacctcctccagaGGGATCAGTAGTCCATACAACTTCTCTTCGGCTCCCGGGTCCACCTCGGGCTCCAGGACCGGGTCGAGGACGGGCTCGCGGAGAGGCAGCGTGGACCTGGGGTCGCCTAGCTCCTCCAGCCGATACAATGTCATAAGCAGCTCCACCTACAGCCGCACCTCCTTCAGTTCTAGCTCCATTTCATAG